Within the Flavobacterium sp. N502536 genome, the region TGCGCTTTTTCGATCTCGTCTAACAGCACAACACAATAGGGTTTTCTGCGAACTTTTTCAGTCAGCTGTCCACCTTCTTCGTATCCTACATATCCCGGAGGCGCTCCAACTAAACGAGAGATCGCAAATTTCTCCATGTATTCACTCATGTCGATACGGATTAACGCATCTTCAGAATCGAATAATTCTTTTGCTAAAACTTTTGCCAATTGTGTTTTACCAACCCCAGTCTGACCCAGGAAGATAAACGAACCAATTGGTTTGTTTGGATCCTTAAGTCCGGCTCTGTTACGTTGAATAGAACGTGCAATTTTTAAAACAGCTTCATTTTGTCCGATTACTTTATTCTGAATCAATTCAGGTAATTGGGCCAATTTATTGCTTTCTGTTTGTGCAATACGGTTAACAGGAATTCCGGTCATCATCGAAACAACATCGGCTACGTTATCTTCTGTAACTTCAATTCTGTTGTTTTTAGAGTCTTCTTCCCATTGTTCCTGAGCGACAGCCAGGTCTTTTTCGATACGTTTTTCATCGTCGCGAAGTTTGGCAGCCTCTTCGTATTTTTGTTTCTTAACTACCATGTTTTTCATTTCGCGAACTTCTTCTAACTGACGTTCCAAGTCTAAAATTTGTTTCGGAACATCAATGTTAGTGATGTGTACGCGTGATCCTGCTTCGTCCAGTGCATCGATAGCTTTGTCCGGTAAGAAACGCTCAGACATATATCTGTTTGTTAATTTAACGCAGGCTTCAATAGCTTCCTGTGTGTAAGTAACATTGTGGTGATCTTCGTATTTGTCTTTTACATTGTTTAAGATGGCAATTGTTTCTTCAACAGAAGTTGGTTCCACAATTACTTTTTGAAAACGTCTTTCAAGAGCACCGTCTTTTTCAATATATTGTCTGTACTCGTCAAGAGTAGTAGCTCCAATACATTGAATTTCACCTCTTGCCAAAGCAGGTTTGAACATGTTCGAAGCATCAAGTGAACCTGTTGCTCCACCAGCGCCTACGATGGTGTGAATTTCGTCAATGAAAAGAATGATATCATCGTTTTTCTCCAGCTCGTTCATTACGGCTTTCATTCTTTCTTCAAACTGACCGCGGTATTTTGTTCCGGCTACTAAACTGGCCAGATCAAGTGTAACCACACGTTTGTGGAAAAGAATACGGGATACTTTTTTCTGAATAATGCGCAGAGCCAGTCCTTCCGCAATAGCAGATTTACCAACTCCAGGCTCTCCAATAAGAAGCGGGTTGTTCTTTTTTCTACGGCTTAGAATTTGAGAAACGCGTTCGATTTCTTTCTCGCGTCCTACAACCGGATCCAGTTTTCCTTCCTCTGCCATTTCTGTTAAATCTCTCCCAAAATTGTCCAGAACCGGAGTCTTGGATTTTTTGTTTGACTTATTGGCGGGATTGTTAAAACTACTTTCTTTAAGACTGTCATCTTGTCCTGAATCGTCATTATACGATTCGTTTCTTGGCAAGTTTTCTAAGAATTCTTCTTCGTTTGGAGTCATATTTAAATATTGTTCTTTAGCTATGTCATAATCTATTTTTAGTTTATTCAATAGCTTGGTTGTTGGATCGTTTTCGTTTCGTAAGATGCATAGAAGCAGGTGCGCCGTGCTAATCGACGAGCTTTGAAATACTTTTGCTTCCAGAAAGGTGGTCTTCAGGGCTCTTTCCGCCTGACGCGTGAGATGAAGGTTTTTCTTTTCGGCATTTACTTCAACGCTTTGATTGGCTGGACTAAGTATTTCTACCTTCCTGCGTAAATGATCTAAATCGACTGCAAGGTTATTAAGTATATGAATAGCTTTTCCGTTTCCATCTCTTAAAATGCCTAGCATTAGATGTTCAGTACCAATAAAGTCGTGGCCCAAACGTAAGGCTTCCTCTTTACTGTAGGTAATAACATCTTTTACTCTTGGTGAAAAATTATCATCCATAATATATAATTGGTATTGTAAATTTAGTGAATTACTGTTTGAAAAACAAAAACCGTACCCATCAGCATCTCCTGACAGCTAAGTGACAAAAAAAATAACAATAAAAGCGTTAAAATACGCTTAATTTATTAACTAAAACCTAAAATAAAGTTGTTAATAAATCATTGAAATAAGTGTAAGCAAATAGCTGAAAAAATTTCAAAAAAACGTATCTTGGCACGCTTTGAAACTAATATAATTATTTAATATAACAACTTATGTCTGAAGGAGAAAAGTTAATTCCTATTAACATAGAAGATGAAATGAAATCAGCTTACATCGATTATTCGATGTCAGTAATCGTATCGAGAGCACTTCCAGATGTTAGAGATGGCTTGAAACCAGTGCATCGAAGAGTTCTTTACGGAATGTATGACTTAGGAGTAACATCAAGATCTGCCCACAAAAAATCTGCAAGAATCGTAGGAGAGGTTCTGGGTAAGTATCACCCGCACGGAGATACCTCGGTATATGATGCGATGGTACGTATGGCTCAGGAATGGAGTATGCGATATTTATTAGTGGATGGTCAGGGTAACTTTGGTTCTGTTGATGGTGATAGCCCGGCAGCAATGCGTTATACTGAGGCCAGAATGCGTAAGATTTCTGAAGATATCATGGCAGATATCGAAAAAGAAACGGTTGACTTTCAGTTGAACTTTGACGATACTTTATATGAGCCAAAAGTAATGCCAACAAGAGTTCCTACTTTATTAGTAAACGGAGCTACAGGTATTGCCGTTGGTATGGCAACCAATATGCCACCACACAATTTAACCGAAGTAATCAACGGTACCTTGGCGTATCTTGATAATAACGATATTGAAGTTGACGAATTAATGACGCATATTAAAGCTCCGGATTTTCCAACCGGTGGTGTAATATACGGTTATGAAGGAGTTCGTGAAGCTTTTAAAACCGGTAGAGGACGTATTGTAATGCGTGCTAAAGTAGGTTTTGAAGAAGTGGATGGAAGAGAATGTATCATTGTTACCGAGATTCCATATCAGGTAAACAAAGCCGAAATGATCAAGCGTACGGCTGATTTGGTTAACGATAAAAAAATTGAAGGTATTGCGAATATTCGTGACGAGTCGGATAGAAACGGTATGCGTATCGTTTACATTCTGAAACGTGATGCTACGCCAAACGTAGTATTGAATACCTTATATAAATATACTTCATTACAATCTTCTTTTAGTGTAAACAATATTGCACTGGTAAAAGGTCGCCCACAAATGTTGAATCTGAAAGATATGATTCATTATTTTATTGAGCACCGTCACGATGTAGTAGTAAGAAGAACGCGTTTTGAATTGCGTAAAGCTGAAGAAAGAGCGCATATTTTAGAAGGTTTAATTATTGCTTCGGATAATATCGACGAAGTAATTGCGATCATCAGGGGGTCTAAAAATACCGAAGAAGCCCGTGAGAAATTAATCGAAAGATTCAATTTGTCAGACATTCAGGCCAGAGCAATTGTTGAGATGCGTTTGCGTCAGTTAACAGGTCTGGAGCAGGATAAGTTAAGAGCTGAGTTTGACGAATTAATGAAGTTAATCGAACATTTGAAAGCCTTATTGGCAGATGTCGATTTAAGAACCAATTTAATTAAAGAAGAACTGGAAGAAATCCGTGAAAAATACGGGGATGAGCGTCGTTCTACTATCGAATACTCAGGCGGAGATGTTAGTATCGAAGATTTAATTGCCGATGAAAATGTGGTGATTACAATTTCACATGCCGGTTATATCAAACGTACCAACCTTACCGAATATAAAACTCAAAACAGAGGAGGAGTTGGACAAAAAAGTGCAGGAACAAGAGATCAGGATTTCCTTGAGCATATGTTCGTGGCAACCAACCACCAATATATGATGTTCTTTACGCAAAAAGGAAAATGTTTCTGGATGCGTGTTTATGAAATTCCGGAAGGAAGTAAAACGGCAAAAGGTAGAGCAATCCAAAACCTGGTAAACATTGAAAGCGATGATAAGGTAAAAGCTTTCATTTGTACACAAGACTTAAAAGACAAAGATTATATCAACAGTCACAATCTTGTAATGGTAACCAAACAAGGACAGGTTAAGAAAACATCTTTAGAGAAATATTCTAAACCAAGGGTAAATGGTGTTGCTGCTATTACGATTAAAGAAGGTGATGAGTTATTGGAAGCTAAATTAACCAACGGAGAGAGCCAAATTATTCTGGCAGTTAAATCAGGTAAACTGGTTCGTTTTGAGGAAACTAAAACGCGTCCGATGGGAAGAACAGCTTCAGGAGTTCGTGGAATTACTTTAAAAGACGATACCGATGAAGTAATTGGAATGGTAACCATTGATAAAGAGAATGTTAACGATTCTCAGATTTTGGTGGTAACAGAAAACGGATACGGAAAACGTACTAAATTAGTTGACGACGATGGTGAGGATGTTTACAGAATTACAAATCGTGGAGGAAAAGGAGTTAAAACCCTTAATATTACCGAGAAAACAGGAAAATTAATCTCTATCAATGCGGTAACTGATGCTGATGATTTAATGATTATCAACAAGTCTGGATTAACGATTAGAATGGCTATTGAAGATTTACGTGTAATGGGTCGTGCTACTCAGGGAGTTCGATTGATTAACTTAAAAGGTAAAGATTCTATTGCTGCGGTAACAAAAGTAATGAAAGATGATGTTGCCGAAGTTGTTGTAGACGAAGACGGTAACGTGATTGAATCGGTTATTGAGAGAGTGAAACCGGACTTAGAAGTTCTTGAAGATGATGGTGTTGTTGAAGACGATGACGACGATGATGATTCAGAAGAAGAATTAGAGGATGAAGATGATTCTGAAGAAGAGGAATCTGAAGAATAGTAGAAAATAAACCACTTATAATTAAATACACAAATTGAATATTATGAAAAGTAAATATGTAATACTTGCGTCAGCATTATTGATTTCAGTAGCTACTTTTGCTCAGAAGGATCAGATTAAGAGTGCTGAAAAGGCATTAAAAAGCGGAGATGCTCAGGGAGCACTTACGATATTAAAAGATGCTGAAAATATGGTAGTAAATGCCAAAGATGTTGAACAAGCACAATACTATTTTGTAAAAGGTAATGCTTATTTAGATTTGGCAAATAAAAAAGTAGAAGAAGGGAAAAACCTTTCTCTTGCTGCTGAGACTTACAAAAAACTAATTGATGTTGAAAAAGCATCTGGAAAAGTTAAATACTCTACTCAGGCTGCAGCTTCTATTACTGAAATAAAAGGAAAATTGATTAACGCTGCAATTGCAGATTCTCAGGCAACCAAACATGCTGATGGAGCAAAAAAATTGTATGATGCTTATTTGTTAGACAAAAAAGATACAATCAATTTATACTATGCAGCTTCTACAGCAGTAAATGCTCAGGATTTTGATCTTGCTTTACCAATGTACGAAGAGTTAAAAAAATTAAACTATTCAGGAAAAGGAACAAGCTTCACGGCTGTTAATAAAATTTCTGGTAACGAAGATGGTTTTAACAATGGTAAAGAAAGAGATTTAGCGGTAAAATTAGGAACTCACGAAAAACCTAAAACAGAAGCTATTCCTTCTAAAAGAGGTGAAATTTACAAAAACCTGGCTTTAATCCTGGTTCAAAAAGGACGTAGTGAAGATGCTAAGAAAGCTATTGCAGATGCAAGAAAAGCAAATCCGGAAGATTCTTCTTTGATTTTGACAGAAGCGAATTTGTATTTAGAATCTAAAGATTACGAAACATACAAAAAGTTAGTAGGTGAGGCTTTGCAAAAAGATCCAAACAATGCTGATTTAGTTTTCAACTTAGGAGTTATCAGTGCTAATGCAAAAAATACTGCTGATGCTGAGAAATATTACCTAAAAGCCATCGAAATCAATCCAAACTATGCTAATGCTTACCTTAACCTTGCAGCATTAAAATTAGAAGCTGAAAAACCAATCATTGATGAAATGAACAAATTGGGAACTTCTGCTAAGGATATGAAACGTTACGATGTATTGAAAGCACAAAGAGAAGGTGTTTTCAAAGGAGTTATTCCTTTCCTTAAAAAAGCAAACGAGTTAGATCCTAAAAACGAGGATGTTGCTAAAACTTTATTAGGAGTTTACAAAGCGTTAGAAATGACTGCTGAAGCAAAAGCGTTGAAAGCTACAATGAATTAATAAGAGTTCATAAAACTCAATAGTTTTAAATTCCAAATCCAAATTCCAATGATACCAAGTATTGTTGGAATTTGGATTTTTTTATTGCTATGTTGAAATCTCAATAATTTAAAATTCCAAATTCCAAATCCCAAAATCCAATGATGTCAAATATTATTGGATTTTGGAATTTTAAAGTTTGGAATTTTTCTATTGGATAAAAGCTCAATACTTAAAGAAAACAAATTCCAAATCCCCAAAACCCAATGATACCAATTATTGTTGGAATTTGGGATTTTAGAGTTTGGAATTTGGATTTTAAGATTTGGAATTTATTTAAGTTTTAATCTTAAGCGACTAGTGTAACAGTTAGTGTGATAGTCGTATTCAAAAGTTTGGAAATCGGACAAATTTCTTTTGCTTTTGCTGCTGTTTTTTCGAATTCCTCTGTTGAAATACCAGGTACTTTTCCTTTTAAATCTAAATGAATCAAAGTGATGGAGCCGTCTTCAAATGTTACTGCGGCTTCTGTAGTTAAATCATCTGCTGTGTAACCGCCTTCGTTTAGTAAAAAGCTCAATTGCATCGTAAAACATCCGGAATGAGCTGCAGCAACAAGTTCCTCGGGATTTGTTCCAACGCCGTCTGCAAATCTTGTTTTAAACGATAGCTGTGCGTTGTCTAAAGTGGTGCTTTGCGTACTGATTGTTCCTTTTCCTTCCATGCCTGTTCCTTTCCAGTTGGCATTTGCTTTTCTTGTAAATTTCATTGTAATGTAATTTGAATTAATAATTAATTTGATATTTTATGGATTGTCACTGGATAATGTGACTTTCAAATATAGTTAATTTTCTTACATAATTGCATTTCGAAGTTGAATAAAACGTTAAATTTTTGTTTTATAGGCGGAAGGGATTGAAGGTTTTACCGCAAAGTGCGCAAAGATTTTTTATCAGTTACGCCTGTATAACGCAAAGTTCGCAAAGCTTTCTGTTGCTATAACTTGGTGTGTTTTGCCTGCTTTGGTGTCAATAATGCGGATGTAGTTGTGAAGTCCCTACGGGACAGTTTTATATTAGGGAGAGCTGTGTGGTTACCAATGTGCAATCTCTACGAGATTTTTTTAGGCTTCTATTGTAGTAAAGTAAAGCGTTTAGTTTCAGCCAAAGTGCTCCTTTAGGAGTTTAATGTTTAAAGCGCTCCTTTAGGAGCTTAATATTGTTAGTTTAGTTATTATGGTATTTTTCAGATACAATGCTCCTTTAGGAGCTAAATATTTATAGCGCTCCATTAGGAGCATAATATAGCTAAGCAGTCATCCCTAATAGGGAAATGTCCCGTAGGGACTACATATCGGTGGCCGGAATAATTTACGTTAAGCCGCTTTCAAAGACAGAGTAAAGTTCTGATGAAGATTTTAAAGCATAAAAAAAACTGCAGCGAATTTCTTCACTGCAGTCTTTGTATTTAAATGGTTTCAACTTTGATCGATCTGATAATTATTCCTGATTTAAGTTGCGCAATTGTTTTAGCTTTTCTTTCCAAACGTCAAGGCTTTCTTTGTGAATGGCAATGTTTTTGCGAACTTCAAGTACAATCGAATTTTCTTTTTTGGCATTTTTTGTATTGGCGAAGAACTGAATGTTGTTTTCCAATTGGAAAATTTCATTTTGAACTTCTTCAATTTTGCGCATTAAGAAAATCTTTTCATTGTCTAATTTACGTGTATCGTTACTGTCAGACAAAGAATCAATTCGGTTGGAGAAACGCATCATTTCAGTTTCCTTTTTACTCAAACTTAGTTTTTCAAAAAGAGCATCTAAAATTTTATTGAATTTCCCTTCTATATGACGTCTTGCAAAAGGCACTTTTCCGTATCCTTTCCAGATTTCGATGTGCGCTTTAATCGCATCCAGATCTGTTTTGTGATCACCCGTTAGCTGGTAAGCTCTCAGGATGTCTAAATATGCTTTTTTGTTGTCGAAAGCAGCTACTTCATCAACGTTTTCTTCTGATTTGTGCTCTTTTAATTTATCAAAATAGTGATTGCAGGCATCTTTAAATTCTTTCCAGATTTTATCAGAGTATTTTTTAGGAACGTGGCCAATTTGTTTCCACTCTTCCTGAATTTGTTTCATGATAGGGGTAGTGGCAGTAAAATCGGTGCTTTCCTGTAGTTCTTTGGCTTTTGCTACCAACGCCATCTTTTTGTTTAAATTGTCGTTTTGGTCTTTTTTAATGTCTTTGTAAAATGAATTTTTAAAAGAATTAAAGTTTCTAACGGCAGTTTTAAAAGCGGCCCAGGTTTCTTCATTTACTTCTGAAGGGACTTTTCCGGCAGCGAAAAACTCATTTCTAAGGCCTTCTACTTTTTGAATTTGTACCAGCCATTGTGAGTGAGAGTTTACTTTTTCGGTTCCTAAAACCTCAATTTTTGCAATGATCTCTTTTTTAACGTCAAGGTTATTTTGTTCGTTTGCTCTTTGGCTTTCAAACAAAACTTCTCTTTTGTCGTGAATTTTTTTAGTAAGCTCACTAAATCTGTTCCAGATCGTATCGCGGTGTTCTTTAGAAACCGGTCCGATATCTTCCTTCCAGATGCGGTGTAAGTCCTGTAGTTCACGGAATGATTTGCTAATGTCGGTTTCGTTAACCAATTCTTCAACACGAGCAATTATCTTTTGTTTTTGTTCCAGATTGTGTTTAAAATCTAAATCTCTGGCTTCACGATCTAAATGCAGATAATCATAAAAATTTTCTACATGAAAATGATAGTTGTTCCAAACATGATTGTATTTGTCTTTCGGAATTGCACCGGCATTCTTCCATCTTTCTCTTAAATCATTAAAATGTTTAAGCGTGTCTTTGATGTTTTCCTGCGGGTTGATTAGTTCTTTTAACTCTTCAACGATGGCAAGTCTGTTTTCTAAATTTGATTTCAGGTTGGTTTGTAAATGTTTAAAATGAGCATTTCTTTTCTCTCTGAAAACATTATAGTACTCGTCAAATTTAGATTTTAAAGGAGAGTGGTATTCGAATTCTTCATTCGGATCTTGTTTAGAAGCGTTGAATTCTTCTTTTTTCTCTTCTATAAGGTGGTTGTATTGTAATAAAAACGACTTCTTGATTTCTTCGATATGATCTTTTACCGACATTACTTTGTCAGTATTGATCAGTTTTTTCAATTCATCAACAAGCGCATCCAAAGAAAAAGTGTCATAATCCTGCATAGGAATTTCGTGGCGCTCTTTAAGCGTCTCGTCTTCACTTTCTTCGGCATTCGAATTTGTTATGGCATCTAATGCAGTTTGATGATTGACTTCAATAGCTTCAGCAGGGATTTCTGATTCAATTTCAGGGTCTGAAATTGTATTTTCAGTTACTGCATCGGCATCAGCCGTTTCAATTGCACTATT harbors:
- a CDS encoding tetratricopeptide repeat protein, which translates into the protein MKSKYVILASALLISVATFAQKDQIKSAEKALKSGDAQGALTILKDAENMVVNAKDVEQAQYYFVKGNAYLDLANKKVEEGKNLSLAAETYKKLIDVEKASGKVKYSTQAAASITEIKGKLINAAIADSQATKHADGAKKLYDAYLLDKKDTINLYYAASTAVNAQDFDLALPMYEELKKLNYSGKGTSFTAVNKISGNEDGFNNGKERDLAVKLGTHEKPKTEAIPSKRGEIYKNLALILVQKGRSEDAKKAIADARKANPEDSSLILTEANLYLESKDYETYKKLVGEALQKDPNNADLVFNLGVISANAKNTADAEKYYLKAIEINPNYANAYLNLAALKLEAEKPIIDEMNKLGTSAKDMKRYDVLKAQREGVFKGVIPFLKKANELDPKNEDVAKTLLGVYKALEMTAEAKALKATMN
- a CDS encoding ATP-dependent Clp protease ATP-binding subunit, giving the protein MDDNFSPRVKDVITYSKEEALRLGHDFIGTEHLMLGILRDGNGKAIHILNNLAVDLDHLRRKVEILSPANQSVEVNAEKKNLHLTRQAERALKTTFLEAKVFQSSSISTAHLLLCILRNENDPTTKLLNKLKIDYDIAKEQYLNMTPNEEEFLENLPRNESYNDDSGQDDSLKESSFNNPANKSNKKSKTPVLDNFGRDLTEMAEEGKLDPVVGREKEIERVSQILSRRKKNNPLLIGEPGVGKSAIAEGLALRIIQKKVSRILFHKRVVTLDLASLVAGTKYRGQFEERMKAVMNELEKNDDIILFIDEIHTIVGAGGATGSLDASNMFKPALARGEIQCIGATTLDEYRQYIEKDGALERRFQKVIVEPTSVEETIAILNNVKDKYEDHHNVTYTQEAIEACVKLTNRYMSERFLPDKAIDALDEAGSRVHITNIDVPKQILDLERQLEEVREMKNMVVKKQKYEEAAKLRDDEKRIEKDLAVAQEQWEEDSKNNRIEVTEDNVADVVSMMTGIPVNRIAQTESNKLAQLPELIQNKVIGQNEAVLKIARSIQRNRAGLKDPNKPIGSFIFLGQTGVGKTQLAKVLAKELFDSEDALIRIDMSEYMEKFAISRLVGAPPGYVGYEEGGQLTEKVRRKPYCVVLLDEIEKAHPDVFNMMLQVLDDGYLTDSLGRKIDFKNTIIIMTSNVGARQLKDFGQGVGFGTAAKVAQADENSKSIIENALKKTFAPEFLNRIDDVIVFNALEKADIDLIIEIELKKLYSRISELGYTLSLTDKAKAFIAEKGFDRQFGARPLKRAIQKYVEDLLAEEIITSKIHSGDEILMDLKDDSQELSVEIHKAEEPTNQ
- a CDS encoding OsmC family peroxiredoxin, with amino-acid sequence MKFTRKANANWKGTGMEGKGTISTQSTTLDNAQLSFKTRFADGVGTNPEELVAAAHSGCFTMQLSFLLNEGGYTADDLTTEAAVTFEDGSITLIHLDLKGKVPGISTEEFEKTAAKAKEICPISKLLNTTITLTVTLVA
- a CDS encoding DUF349 domain-containing protein; translation: MLEEKNDNLQEADGKLEIDTNDSTQNSAIETADADAVTENTISDPEIESEIPAEAIEVNHQTALDAITNSNAEESEDETLKERHEIPMQDYDTFSLDALVDELKKLINTDKVMSVKDHIEEIKKSFLLQYNHLIEEKKEEFNASKQDPNEEFEYHSPLKSKFDEYYNVFREKRNAHFKHLQTNLKSNLENRLAIVEELKELINPQENIKDTLKHFNDLRERWKNAGAIPKDKYNHVWNNYHFHVENFYDYLHLDREARDLDFKHNLEQKQKIIARVEELVNETDISKSFRELQDLHRIWKEDIGPVSKEHRDTIWNRFSELTKKIHDKREVLFESQRANEQNNLDVKKEIIAKIEVLGTEKVNSHSQWLVQIQKVEGLRNEFFAAGKVPSEVNEETWAAFKTAVRNFNSFKNSFYKDIKKDQNDNLNKKMALVAKAKELQESTDFTATTPIMKQIQEEWKQIGHVPKKYSDKIWKEFKDACNHYFDKLKEHKSEENVDEVAAFDNKKAYLDILRAYQLTGDHKTDLDAIKAHIEIWKGYGKVPFARRHIEGKFNKILDALFEKLSLSKKETEMMRFSNRIDSLSDSNDTRKLDNEKIFLMRKIEEVQNEIFQLENNIQFFANTKNAKKENSIVLEVRKNIAIHKESLDVWKEKLKQLRNLNQE
- the gyrA gene encoding DNA gyrase subunit A, translating into MSEGEKLIPINIEDEMKSAYIDYSMSVIVSRALPDVRDGLKPVHRRVLYGMYDLGVTSRSAHKKSARIVGEVLGKYHPHGDTSVYDAMVRMAQEWSMRYLLVDGQGNFGSVDGDSPAAMRYTEARMRKISEDIMADIEKETVDFQLNFDDTLYEPKVMPTRVPTLLVNGATGIAVGMATNMPPHNLTEVINGTLAYLDNNDIEVDELMTHIKAPDFPTGGVIYGYEGVREAFKTGRGRIVMRAKVGFEEVDGRECIIVTEIPYQVNKAEMIKRTADLVNDKKIEGIANIRDESDRNGMRIVYILKRDATPNVVLNTLYKYTSLQSSFSVNNIALVKGRPQMLNLKDMIHYFIEHRHDVVVRRTRFELRKAEERAHILEGLIIASDNIDEVIAIIRGSKNTEEAREKLIERFNLSDIQARAIVEMRLRQLTGLEQDKLRAEFDELMKLIEHLKALLADVDLRTNLIKEELEEIREKYGDERRSTIEYSGGDVSIEDLIADENVVITISHAGYIKRTNLTEYKTQNRGGVGQKSAGTRDQDFLEHMFVATNHQYMMFFTQKGKCFWMRVYEIPEGSKTAKGRAIQNLVNIESDDKVKAFICTQDLKDKDYINSHNLVMVTKQGQVKKTSLEKYSKPRVNGVAAITIKEGDELLEAKLTNGESQIILAVKSGKLVRFEETKTRPMGRTASGVRGITLKDDTDEVIGMVTIDKENVNDSQILVVTENGYGKRTKLVDDDGEDVYRITNRGGKGVKTLNITEKTGKLISINAVTDADDLMIINKSGLTIRMAIEDLRVMGRATQGVRLINLKGKDSIAAVTKVMKDDVAEVVVDEDGNVIESVIERVKPDLEVLEDDGVVEDDDDDDDSEEELEDEDDSEEEESEE